The Acidobacteriota bacterium genome has a segment encoding these proteins:
- a CDS encoding acyl-CoA carboxylase subunit beta, giving the protein MREEEAAIRLGGGAKRQEKQRAKGKLTARERVAALCDEGADFLELGLWVAHGFYEEVGGAPAAGVVTGLGRVHGREVMVVANDATVKAGAWFPLTCKKVLRAQEVALENRLPMVYLVDSAGVFLPMQDEIFPDKEHFGRAFYNNARLSAEGIFQVAAIMGSCVAGGAYLPIMSDESHIVEGTGSIFLAGSHLVKAAIGEDIDNQALGGAEVQVDISGVVDHRHASDADCLAAIRRQIEQLGDTEKAPFALREAQKPRSPVEELAAVLPIDRAKPYDMREILARLLDGSELDEFKATYGETIICGTGWIEGRVVGIVANQRSVVQRKTGLEPKDKELQIGGVVYSESADKAARFVQVCNQKKIPLLFLQDVTGFMVGSRAERGGIIKDGAKLVNAVANSSVPKITLFVGNSYGAGNYAMCGKAYGARFLFAWPSASIAVMGGAQASKTLLSIQLKNREVSDEEKQELLARIQKRYDDAMNPRYAAARLWVDAIIEPAKTRQVLARALEAVAENPEVAEFKTGVLQT; this is encoded by the coding sequence CTGAGGGAGGAGGAGGCTGCGATCCGCCTCGGCGGCGGGGCCAAGCGCCAGGAGAAACAGCGCGCCAAGGGCAAGCTAACCGCTCGCGAGCGGGTGGCGGCACTGTGCGACGAGGGGGCGGATTTCCTCGAACTGGGTTTGTGGGTGGCCCACGGTTTCTACGAAGAGGTCGGTGGCGCGCCGGCGGCGGGGGTGGTGACCGGCCTCGGCAGGGTGCACGGCCGCGAGGTGATGGTGGTGGCCAACGACGCCACCGTCAAGGCCGGCGCCTGGTTCCCGCTCACCTGCAAGAAGGTACTGCGGGCGCAGGAGGTCGCCCTGGAGAACCGCCTGCCGATGGTTTACCTGGTGGATTCGGCCGGCGTCTTTCTGCCGATGCAGGACGAAATCTTCCCGGACAAGGAGCACTTCGGCCGCGCCTTCTACAACAACGCCCGGCTGTCCGCCGAGGGCATCTTCCAGGTGGCAGCGATCATGGGTTCCTGCGTCGCCGGCGGTGCCTACCTGCCGATCATGAGCGACGAGTCGCATATCGTCGAGGGCACCGGCTCGATCTTTCTCGCCGGTTCGCACCTGGTGAAGGCGGCGATCGGTGAAGACATCGACAACCAAGCCCTGGGCGGTGCCGAGGTGCAGGTGGACATTTCCGGCGTCGTCGACCACCGGCATGCCTCCGATGCCGACTGCCTGGCGGCCATCCGCCGGCAGATCGAACAGCTCGGCGACACTGAAAAGGCGCCCTTTGCCCTCCGCGAGGCGCAGAAACCGCGGTCGCCGGTGGAGGAGCTCGCGGCGGTACTGCCGATCGACCGGGCCAAGCCCTACGACATGCGCGAGATTCTCGCTCGGCTACTCGATGGCTCGGAACTGGACGAGTTCAAGGCCACCTACGGCGAGACCATCATTTGCGGCACCGGCTGGATCGAGGGCCGAGTGGTGGGCATCGTCGCCAACCAGCGTTCGGTGGTGCAGCGCAAGACCGGACTGGAGCCGAAGGACAAGGAACTCCAAATCGGCGGCGTGGTCTATTCCGAGTCCGCCGACAAGGCCGCCCGGTTTGTGCAGGTGTGCAACCAGAAGAAAATCCCGCTGCTCTTCCTGCAGGACGTCACCGGCTTCATGGTCGGCAGCCGCGCCGAGCGCGGCGGCATCATCAAAGACGGCGCCAAGCTGGTGAATGCCGTCGCCAACTCCTCTGTCCCAAAGATCACCCTGTTCGTCGGCAATTCCTACGGTGCCGGCAACTACGCCATGTGCGGCAAGGCCTACGGTGCCCGCTTCCTCTTCGCTTGGCCGTCTGCCTCCATCGCGGTGATGGGCGGCGCCCAGGCCTCGAAGACCCTGTTGTCGATCCAACTCAAGAACCGGGAGGTCTCGGACGAGGAAAAACAGGAACTTCTGGCCCGCATCCAGAAGCGCTACGACGACGCCATGAATCCCCGCTACGCCGCCGCCCGCCTGTGGGTGGACGCCATCATCGAGCCGGCGAAGACGAGGCAGGTGCTGGCCCGGGCGCTGGAGGCGGTGGCGGAGAATCCGGAGGTAGCGGAGTTCAAGACCGGAGTCTTGCAAACGTAG
- a CDS encoding MoaD/ThiS family protein, whose protein sequence is MKIRILAFATAAEALGGREIELEVPAGTRVSDLAGRMAEDHPALAPLWPRLAVAVDGQLAQTSTVIAAGAEVALLPPVSGG, encoded by the coding sequence ATGAAGATTCGCATCCTGGCCTTCGCCACCGCCGCCGAAGCTTTGGGCGGCCGGGAGATCGAACTGGAGGTTCCCGCTGGAACTCGGGTCTCCGACCTCGCCGGCCGAATGGCAGAAGACCACCCGGCTCTCGCCCCCCTCTGGCCGCGCCTGGCCGTCGCCGTCGACGGGCAACTGGCGCAAACCAGTACGGTGATCGCGGCAGGAGCGGAGGTCGCGCTGCTCCCTCCGGTCTCCGGCGGATGA
- a CDS encoding molybdenum cofactor biosynthesis protein MoaE has protein sequence MTTGLTHSALDSAVITAAVQSRERGAVVTFVGAVRDSHRGRAVERLTYEGYEPMAEETLRRIIRDLEAAHRNLAAAIVHRLGEVPAGEASVVIAVASPHRDAAYEASREALERLKAEVPIWKREHYADGEAVWREEEPLSAGQGPIVPSPGPTGADGGS, from the coding sequence ATGACCACCGGCCTGACCCACTCCGCGCTCGATTCCGCGGTGATCACCGCCGCGGTGCAAAGCCGCGAGCGCGGTGCGGTGGTCACCTTCGTGGGAGCGGTGCGCGACTCTCACCGCGGACGGGCGGTCGAGCGGTTGACCTACGAGGGCTACGAACCGATGGCCGAAGAGACCCTGCGGCGCATCATCCGGGACCTCGAAGCTGCCCACCGGAACCTGGCGGCGGCGATCGTCCACCGCCTCGGAGAGGTGCCGGCAGGCGAAGCGAGCGTGGTGATCGCCGTCGCCTCACCGCATCGCGACGCCGCCTACGAGGCGAGCCGCGAGGCTCTCGAACGCCTCAAAGCCGAAGTGCCGATCTGGAAACGAGAACACTATGCGGACGGCGAGGCGGTGTGGCGTGAGGAAGAGCCCTTGTCCGCCGGTCAGGGACCGATCGTCCCATCGCCCGGGCCAACGGGCGCGGACGGCGGTTCGTAG
- a CDS encoding methylenetetrahydrofolate reductase gives MKVTDHLDQADGPLISFEIIPPLRGGNVRQLLEVIEQLVPHNPPFIDITSHPAEVIYEETGSGIQKRIKRKRPGTLGVCALIQNKYDIDAVPHILCQGFTREETEDFLIELNYLGIDNVLAVRGDDSGYRKPLRNGRSANPFAVDLVRQIEAMNAGTYLEESLLDAEPTSFCVGVGGYPEKHFEAPNLPSDIRWAKEKVDAGAEYIVTQMFFDNSRYFRYVESCREAGIGVPIIPGLKVVTSLKHLSSIPRTFHVDIPPELSEAITADPKHVREIGVKWALAQAQELVDRGVPSVHFYVMLDAVAVNDLMTRLKI, from the coding sequence ATGAAAGTCACCGATCACTTGGATCAGGCCGACGGGCCACTCATCAGCTTCGAGATCATTCCGCCCCTGCGTGGTGGCAACGTGCGGCAACTGCTGGAGGTGATCGAGCAGTTAGTGCCCCACAATCCGCCGTTCATCGACATCACCAGCCACCCGGCGGAGGTGATCTACGAGGAAACCGGCAGCGGCATCCAGAAGCGCATCAAGCGCAAGCGGCCGGGCACCCTCGGAGTGTGTGCGCTGATCCAGAACAAGTACGACATCGACGCGGTTCCTCACATCCTCTGCCAGGGCTTCACCCGGGAGGAGACCGAGGACTTCCTGATCGAACTCAACTACCTGGGGATCGACAACGTGTTGGCGGTGCGCGGCGACGATAGCGGCTACCGCAAGCCTCTGCGCAACGGTCGCAGCGCCAACCCCTTCGCGGTGGATCTGGTGCGGCAGATCGAGGCGATGAACGCCGGTACCTATCTCGAAGAATCCCTGCTCGATGCGGAGCCCACCAGCTTTTGCGTCGGAGTCGGTGGCTATCCGGAAAAGCACTTCGAGGCCCCCAACTTGCCGAGCGACATCCGCTGGGCGAAAGAGAAAGTCGATGCCGGTGCGGAGTACATCGTCACTCAGATGTTCTTCGACAATTCGCGCTACTTCCGCTACGTCGAGTCCTGCCGGGAAGCGGGGATCGGGGTGCCGATCATCCCAGGTTTGAAGGTGGTCACCTCGCTCAAACACCTGTCGAGCATCCCTCGCACTTTCCACGTCGATATTCCGCCGGAACTTTCGGAGGCCATCACGGCCGATCCGAAGCATGTCCGGGAAATCGGGGTGAAATGGGCTTTGGCTCAGGCGCAGGAGTTGGTCGACCGAGGAGTTCCCTCGGTACACTTCTACGTGATGCTCGATGCCGTGGCGGTCAACGATCTGATGACGCGCCTCAAGATCTGA
- a CDS encoding sugar transferase, which translates to MNTFTPRGRITSTVRLAGDLAIAAAAFYGAFWARITVPIPFTEQLLPEDRLLLASSGWNGVALAVASQLVLLYFFGFYDPPEPRPRLDLVRRLAAAAGLQGLLLAGFYFLSETQFPRSVLVLFVLVNFVALLLWRLLIERFHRPGRRRVVLVGCGPSAIEVAVKIDLHHQHGLEVVGYVVPPDEEDFCDPEAPALGPCLGTLDDLPHKIPELGIHHVILAGSAPSWRTHMLDRLSSSQPARSSVLLLPGPYESLIGRMRYRWVHDLPLIEVVRENEWRVRRPLKRTLDLTGASLLMLLSLPLLAICVPLVWFTSPGSAFYRQRRIGRGMKEFTLWKLRTMRTDAEAETGEVLAQPDDPRLTAVGGWLRATRIDELPQLLNVLGGTMSLVGPRPERPGFVRRYLEEIPGYTERFAVVPGLTGLAQVNGEYLSSPQNKLRYDLAYIANWNLWLDLSILFRTVKIVVGSRGT; encoded by the coding sequence ATGAACACTTTCACTCCCCGCGGACGAATCACCTCGACGGTGCGCCTGGCGGGCGATCTCGCGATCGCCGCGGCCGCATTCTACGGCGCCTTCTGGGCCCGGATCACCGTCCCCATCCCCTTCACCGAGCAACTGCTGCCGGAAGATCGGTTGCTCCTGGCCTCGTCCGGCTGGAACGGCGTGGCGCTGGCGGTGGCCAGCCAGCTCGTACTGCTCTACTTCTTCGGCTTCTACGATCCGCCGGAGCCGCGGCCGCGCCTCGACCTCGTCCGCCGCCTAGCCGCCGCCGCCGGCCTCCAGGGATTGCTGCTGGCGGGCTTCTACTTCCTGTCGGAAACCCAGTTTCCGCGCTCGGTGCTGGTGCTCTTCGTACTGGTGAACTTCGTCGCCTTGCTGCTGTGGCGGCTCCTGATCGAGCGTTTCCACCGTCCCGGCCGCCGCCGAGTGGTGCTGGTGGGCTGCGGCCCATCGGCCATTGAGGTGGCGGTCAAGATCGACCTTCACCACCAGCACGGATTGGAGGTGGTGGGTTACGTCGTCCCGCCGGACGAGGAAGACTTCTGCGACCCGGAGGCGCCGGCCCTGGGACCCTGCCTCGGCACCCTCGACGACTTGCCTCACAAGATTCCTGAACTCGGCATCCACCACGTGATCCTGGCCGGCAGCGCGCCGAGTTGGCGAACCCATATGCTCGATCGGCTGTCCAGCTCCCAGCCGGCGCGCTCCAGTGTGCTCCTGCTGCCGGGTCCCTACGAGAGCCTGATCGGGCGCATGCGCTACCGGTGGGTCCATGACCTGCCGTTGATCGAGGTGGTGCGGGAGAACGAGTGGCGGGTGCGCCGCCCCCTCAAGCGCACCCTCGACCTCACCGGCGCCAGCCTGCTGATGCTGCTGTCGCTGCCCCTTCTCGCCATTTGCGTCCCGCTGGTCTGGTTCACTTCACCGGGCAGCGCCTTCTACCGCCAGCGGCGGATCGGTCGCGGCATGAAGGAGTTCACCCTGTGGAAACTCCGCACCATGCGGACGGACGCCGAAGCCGAAACCGGGGAAGTCCTGGCCCAGCCGGACGACCCGCGCCTCACCGCCGTCGGCGGCTGGCTGCGCGCCACCCGCATCGATGAACTACCACAGCTCCTAAACGTCCTCGGCGGCACCATGAGCCTGGTCGGGCCGCGCCCGGAGCGCCCGGGCTTTGTGCGCCGCTATCTGGAGGAAATTCCCGGCTACACCGAGCGCTTCGCCGTCGTCCCTGGCCTCACCGGCCTCGCCCAGGTCAACGGCGAATACCTCTCCAGCCCCCAGAACAAACTCCGCTACGACCTCGCCTACATCGCCAACTGGAACCTGTGGCTGGACCTGTCGATCCTGTTCCGCACGGTGAAGATTGTGGTGGGCTCGCGGGGGACCTGA
- a CDS encoding PIN domain-containing protein — protein MAHIAMDGQEILVWWGSEVECASAVARLERSGHLTAAESHGVFEALDEFSNTWSTVDALEMVRRSARRLLRVHDLRAADALQLAAALAASEGQPASLEFVCLDERLVAAAQREGFRVIDGRRLGVG, from the coding sequence TTGGCTCACATCGCGATGGATGGGCAGGAGATCCTGGTGTGGTGGGGTTCAGAGGTCGAATGCGCTTCGGCTGTCGCCCGACTGGAGCGGTCGGGACATCTCACGGCTGCCGAGAGTCACGGAGTCTTCGAAGCCCTCGACGAGTTCTCGAACACCTGGTCAACCGTCGACGCCCTGGAAATGGTGCGCAGGTCCGCCCGGCGTCTACTGCGAGTCCACGACTTACGAGCCGCGGATGCACTGCAACTCGCAGCCGCTCTGGCGGCGTCGGAAGGTCAGCCCGCCAGTCTTGAATTTGTCTGCCTCGATGAACGCCTAGTGGCGGCGGCTCAGCGGGAGGGTTTTCGGGTGATCGATGGAAGACGGCTCGGAGTCGGCTAG
- a CDS encoding type II toxin-antitoxin system prevent-host-death family antitoxin, with the protein MNALSIASSIGGFSLAHQDGYNSQMKTATLTETKNGLSALIDQVRDGETILILDRGRPVARLTSAVDRDAGLSSGRVDRLERRGILQRAREPVAEDLLRRPRPKAREGGSLLEVLLEERSTGR; encoded by the coding sequence ATGAATGCTCTTTCGATCGCGAGTTCGATCGGGGGCTTTTCCCTAGCTCATCAAGATGGCTATAATAGCCAAATGAAGACGGCTACATTGACCGAGACCAAAAATGGTCTGAGTGCCTTGATCGACCAGGTTCGTGACGGTGAGACGATCTTGATTCTGGATCGTGGTCGGCCGGTCGCGCGGTTGACCTCGGCCGTCGATCGCGATGCCGGTTTGTCGAGCGGCCGAGTCGATCGCCTCGAACGCCGCGGAATTCTCCAGCGAGCGAGAGAACCCGTTGCCGAGGATCTCCTTCGGAGGCCCCGGCCGAAGGCTCGTGAGGGCGGCAGCCTTTTGGAAGTTCTTCTCGAAGAGCGGTCCACGGGCCGATGA